The Aneurinibacillus uraniidurans genome segment TTTTCCACTCGCTTCAAATGCCTCCCAGTTTGCGAGAGCGAAGCGGAACAGCCGATATAAATAGTCCGGTGCGTACATAGATAAATCGCCGTGATTGCAAGCTTCTGTCTCAATCAGAACCATCTGATAGGCGCGGTCAAGTGTTTGGAACTTGTTTTCCACAATCAAAAACGGGTCCTCTTTTGCCAGGATAACGCCTTCCTTATAAAGGGTGTCCCGGTCACAAAATGGACAGGCCGTCTCACTGTTGTGCAAAGTAGACGGCTTTTGGCGGGCCACATTTGTAATAAATGTCATATATGTATTCATTATACGCATCCTCTTTTTTAACGCTTTCTCTAATTATACAATATACGCACGTGTCCGACAAAACGAAAACGTTTTTGTGGTACAATAGATGAACTGAGCCATAAAGAGGAAACAAAGGGAGAACGAGATGGAATTCAGTGTACAGTATGTTTCATTTTTTGTTGTGCGCGGCGAAGGGGAGTCGTCGGATCGTTCGTATAAACATTTTCAGACGCTTGACGCAGAAGTGTATACGCACAGTCCGCTCGCTGCGTTTCTTGATGGGGAATTCGTTCGCATCGCCAAACGAAAAGTCGAGCGCCATCCAAAAAGCGATCAGGTGCCAACAAAGCTGGGATATTTTATCGTAGAGCCAGGGCATGATCTAACGAGTAATCCGAATTATAATTTGTTCGCAAGGCTTCGAAAAGCAGATACGGTAGAACAGTTCCGCTCCTATAGCGATGAACTTGTGCAGATGTATATGAACACGAGCGCTGTACGTGGCGGGGCCCTCATTGTGGCGCGTGCCGGACTTCCCAAATATTTTGATGACCCGTTTGTATTTGTGCTCAAGTGTGATTTTGAGCCAAAGGTCGCTTCGATTACGGATGAGCGCAGTCTGATCCGCAATGTAGAGATGGCGATTACGGCGAAAAATATGAAGTCGATTCAGTATCCGCATATGCCGGAGACGGGAATGGTAGAAGAAAGTGAAATAAAAATTCACCAATCGTCACATGCCCGCTATTTTGAAGACTTTCTTAAATTTGTTGCTTATGAGCAGTCGCTGCCGGAAGTGATGAATACGCAGATGATGGGGCTTGTGCAGCAATATATTGAGACAGTGTATGACGAGGAGAGTGAGGAACGGCAGCGCGAGGAAGAAGCAATGGAAATCTGGGCGGCTAGTGAGAAGCGGGAACTGCAAGAAAAGTGGGCCCCGGAGCAGGTGGTCGAAGCCGCTGCGTATTTGGTAGAGCAGAAGCCAGATCTGGAACTGCGGCTAAAGCTCGATCATATGACGGTCAAAGCGATGTTGTCTGACTTTGGTCATTCGGTACATATCGCGCGGTTCGGTGGACGTTATGTGGTTGTGCTTGAAGGGGATGCCTTTGAATTTGAGAAGGGTGTGTCGCCGATTGAATTGCTGCGCCCGGATGAATTAGAAGATGTGCTGGAGCGTATTCGGGAAAAACAGCCTGGAGTTTCCGAGGCTGACTTATCAGCCGACGTAGAAGAAGATGACGCCCCGCCGTTTTAGACGAGCAGGCTGATATTATAATGATTAAATGAGGAGGGGCACATAGTGGTGTGCCGTATAACGACATAGATGAGACAAGTAGGAATTACGGGAGTCGGCTGTTTTGTGCCGTCCCAAATTGTAACGAATTATGATTTGGAGAAAAAACTGGATACGTCACATGAGTGGATTTTTACCCGGACCGGGATTGAAGAGCGGCGTATTGCACCGGAAGGAATGACTACGGCCGATATGGCAGTTGCAGCTGCGCGCAAGGCGCTTGAATCGGCGAATCTTGTGCCGCATGATATTGATCTGATTCTGGTAGCGACATCAACGCCGGATCAAGTATTTCCATCTGTGGCCTGTGCGGTACAGCAAGAGCTGGGCTGCCGCCCTGTAGGCGCAATGGATATTAGTGCGGCTTGTTCAGGGTTTTTATATGGCTTGGTAACTGCTAAGCAGTTTATTGAGACAGGCGCCTGCAAGCATGTACTGGTGATTGGAGCTGAAATATTCTCCCGTATTGTCGACTGGAAAGATCGGGGAACGGCCGTATTGTTTGGTGACGGGGCAGGTGCGGTTGTGCTGAGTCCGGTATCGGAAGG includes the following:
- a CDS encoding DUF3900 domain-containing protein, translated to MEFSVQYVSFFVVRGEGESSDRSYKHFQTLDAEVYTHSPLAAFLDGEFVRIAKRKVERHPKSDQVPTKLGYFIVEPGHDLTSNPNYNLFARLRKADTVEQFRSYSDELVQMYMNTSAVRGGALIVARAGLPKYFDDPFVFVLKCDFEPKVASITDERSLIRNVEMAITAKNMKSIQYPHMPETGMVEESEIKIHQSSHARYFEDFLKFVAYEQSLPEVMNTQMMGLVQQYIETVYDEESEERQREEEAMEIWAASEKRELQEKWAPEQVVEAAAYLVEQKPDLELRLKLDHMTVKAMLSDFGHSVHIARFGGRYVVVLEGDAFEFEKGVSPIELLRPDELEDVLERIREKQPGVSEADLSADVEEDDAPPF
- a CDS encoding beta-ketoacyl-ACP synthase III, which gives rise to MRQVGITGVGCFVPSQIVTNYDLEKKLDTSHEWIFTRTGIEERRIAPEGMTTADMAVAAARKALESANLVPHDIDLILVATSTPDQVFPSVACAVQQELGCRPVGAMDISAACSGFLYGLVTAKQFIETGACKHVLVIGAEIFSRIVDWKDRGTAVLFGDGAGAVVLSPVSEGRGILSYELGSNGAGGQHLYVDGTVAMNGREVFKFAVRQINESVRNVMERAGLGVADIDRIVPHQANVRILEKAGDLLGIPHEKISVSVNKYGNTSAASVPLSLLQELEAGQVRDGDVVVFVGFGGGLTWGALAVKWGK